A part of Olleya sp. Bg11-27 genomic DNA contains:
- a CDS encoding leucine-rich repeat domain-containing protein: MRNLILLFFFIISNSFYAQEEPEPEDLETTSDKQIDQQLKYNYVSLNMIDNIPKKVIHSKQLKKIIILQSYELKSISQKIGKLVDLETLIISHTNITELPKSIKNLSRLKELKLANSRIKKLPIELGALESLNLLELRTLPINKLPESISNLKNLEKLTIHDLKGRYSHGNETLILNGISTIPKEIGSLQNLKEISIFRSGIDSIPKEISKLRNLTNLSIGDNQLQSIPKELGLLTELKILYLGKNKLKTIPIEICNLKNLEILNLRDNNLDELPNEIYKLKTLRFLSVVGNNIPDSALKKIKNKLPDCKIWNGKYIE; encoded by the coding sequence ATGCGGAATTTAATTTTATTATTCTTTTTCATTATTTCGAATTCTTTTTACGCACAAGAAGAACCTGAACCGGAAGACTTGGAAACAACTTCTGATAAGCAAATTGATCAACAATTAAAGTATAATTATGTCAGTTTAAATATGATTGACAACATCCCTAAAAAAGTCATCCATTCTAAACAATTAAAAAAAATAATTATTTTACAATCTTATGAATTGAAAAGTATTTCGCAAAAAATAGGGAAACTAGTCGATTTAGAAACTTTAATTATTTCGCATACTAATATTACAGAATTACCTAAAAGTATTAAAAATCTAAGCCGTTTAAAAGAACTAAAACTTGCCAATAGTCGAATAAAAAAACTACCTATCGAACTGGGGGCTCTAGAAAGTCTAAATTTACTTGAACTTAGAACTTTACCTATTAATAAACTTCCTGAATCAATTAGTAATTTGAAAAATTTGGAGAAATTAACAATCCACGATTTGAAAGGAAGATATAGCCACGGTAATGAAACTTTAATATTAAATGGTATCTCTACAATTCCCAAAGAAATTGGAAGTTTACAAAACTTAAAAGAAATCTCAATATTTCGAAGTGGAATAGATTCTATACCAAAAGAAATTAGTAAACTTCGTAATCTTACTAATTTATCTATTGGAGACAATCAACTACAAAGTATACCAAAGGAATTAGGATTATTAACGGAACTAAAAATATTGTATTTAGGGAAAAATAAACTTAAAACGATACCAATAGAAATTTGTAACCTTAAAAATCTAGAAATTCTAAACTTAAGAGATAACAACCTCGATGAATTACCAAATGAGATTTATAAATTAAAGACACTGCGGTTTCTAAGCGTTGTTGGAAATAATATACCTGACAGTGC
- a CDS encoding DUF2459 domain-containing protein encodes MKIAKKIIKWFLCFLLIPITYIIVSLILSSITIDRKERNTNAKKLIYLNTNGVHLDILIPIENINSLVLSGLKYNNKEKYLSFGWGDENFYINTPTWGDLTFSNAFKAMFLQSSTLMHVTRYKQKRSDWMEIKVTNSELHKLNNYLLNTFESNANGSKIILDNKGYSSTDNFYKSKGSYSCFNTCNSWVNIAFKESGLKSCLWTPFDFGLMNKYK; translated from the coding sequence ATGAAAATAGCAAAGAAAATAATTAAATGGTTTTTGTGTTTTTTGCTTATTCCTATAACATATATAATTGTTTCTTTAATTTTATCTTCAATAACAATTGATAGAAAAGAGCGTAATACCAACGCTAAAAAACTGATATATCTAAATACAAATGGCGTGCATTTAGATATTTTAATACCTATAGAAAACATTAATAGTTTAGTGTTATCTGGTCTAAAATATAATAATAAAGAAAAATATTTATCTTTTGGTTGGGGCGATGAAAACTTTTATATCAACACCCCTACCTGGGGCGACTTAACCTTTAGTAATGCTTTTAAAGCTATGTTTTTACAAAGTTCGACATTAATGCATGTCACCCGTTACAAACAGAAACGTTCCGATTGGATGGAAATAAAAGTAACTAACTCTGAATTACATAAACTAAACAATTATTTACTGAATACATTTGAAAGTAATGCCAACGGAAGTAAAATTATTCTTGATAATAAAGGCTATTCCTCTACAGATAATTTTTATAAATCAAAAGGAAGTTATTCTTGTTTTAATACTTGCAACAGTTGGGTAAATATCGCGTTTAAAGAAAGTGGCTTAAAATCCTGTTTATGGACCCCTTTCGACTTTGGGTTAATGAATAAATATAAATAA
- a CDS encoding LysR family transcriptional regulator has product MDVSLRNLKLVNVIVKEGSVTKASKKLFLSQPALSHQLKKLEEEIGLKVFNRLNKKLILTETGQVLYRTSEKLITSFNLLNAELDELKKGKKKKIRLTTECYTCYHWLPKVVQEFRKNNPEINVQINIEATKEPLQYLAEGKIDMAIVSSKSNNPSINFEPLITDEMVVILSKENDLIDFERLELSDLKKQNLILYDIPEEKNYVLTNILQNDISLVNSIQKVQLTEAILQLVSANLGISVMAKWAVTPFLKNNALKIIPFRANQGQRNWFIASLDKITKIENSFIDQIKKDFKQ; this is encoded by the coding sequence ATGGATGTGTCTTTAAGAAATTTAAAACTGGTGAATGTGATTGTAAAAGAAGGTTCTGTGACGAAAGCTTCAAAGAAATTGTTCCTTTCGCAACCTGCATTAAGTCATCAACTAAAAAAGCTGGAAGAAGAAATAGGTCTTAAAGTCTTTAATCGATTGAACAAAAAATTGATCCTAACAGAAACTGGGCAAGTATTATATAGGACTTCTGAAAAATTGATAACTTCCTTTAACCTACTCAATGCGGAGCTTGATGAATTAAAAAAAGGTAAAAAAAAGAAAATTCGCTTAACAACGGAATGTTACACTTGTTATCACTGGCTACCAAAAGTTGTTCAAGAATTTAGAAAAAATAATCCTGAAATCAACGTTCAGATTAATATTGAGGCTACAAAAGAACCACTTCAATATCTTGCCGAAGGCAAGATTGATATGGCTATCGTAAGTAGCAAATCAAATAACCCATCTATAAACTTTGAACCATTAATAACTGATGAAATGGTCGTTATTCTTTCAAAAGAAAATGATTTGATAGATTTTGAGAGACTTGAACTCTCCGACCTTAAAAAGCAGAACCTAATCCTTTATGACATTCCCGAAGAAAAAAATTACGTTTTGACCAATATTCTACAAAATGACATTAGTTTGGTAAACTCTATTCAAAAAGTACAATTGACCGAAGCCATTTTACAATTGGTTAGTGCTAATTTGGGAATTTCGGTTATGGCAAAATGGGCAGTCACACCATTTTTAAAAAATAACGCCTTAAAGATTATTCCTTTTAGAGCAAATCAAGGACAAAGAAATTGGTTTATCGCAAGTCTCGATAAAATAACAAAAATAGAAAATTCGTTTATTGACCAAATCAAAAAGGACTTTAAACAATAG
- a CDS encoding alpha/beta fold hydrolase, whose amino-acid sequence MVQKSKATSSYYEVYGSKMHVLEYGKGKGSPILFLHGNPSNSFLWRNITPYVEGTGHHIIIPDLIGMGKSDKPAIDYTYMEQYAYVEKLIEQMELKNVTLVLHDWGSGLGFNYFANHQTM is encoded by the coding sequence ATGGTACAAAAAAGCAAAGCAACATCAAGTTATTACGAAGTGTACGGCAGTAAGATGCACGTACTTGAATACGGAAAAGGGAAAGGAAGCCCAATTCTCTTTCTACACGGAAATCCTTCCAATAGTTTTTTATGGAGAAACATCACTCCTTATGTAGAAGGAACTGGACACCACATTATCATTCCAGACCTTATTGGTATGGGGAAATCTGATAAGCCTGCAATTGATTATACCTATATGGAACAGTACGCTTATGTAGAAAAGTTAATCGAACAAATGGAACTTAAAAATGTAACGCTCGTATTGCACGATTGGGGTTCAGGACTCGGATTTAATTACTTTGCAAACCATCAGACAATGTAA
- a CDS encoding VOC family protein — translation MTFELDHIALSVKEVDLSVNFYKTVFGLQSIKNTASNSKTQWLALTDTKQIHLIPRPELEVKTNKAVHFALGTPNFEAFIAHLKHLAIYYSDWRDTKKKDYVRDDGVQQIYFQDPDGYWIEVNNAI, via the coding sequence ATGACGTTTGAACTAGATCATATTGCACTATCTGTAAAAGAAGTAGACCTATCTGTTAATTTTTACAAAACCGTCTTTGGGTTACAATCCATAAAAAACACAGCTTCAAATTCAAAAACACAATGGCTAGCATTGACAGATACTAAACAAATACACTTAATACCTAGACCAGAATTAGAAGTTAAAACCAATAAAGCCGTTCATTTTGCTTTGGGTACTCCTAATTTTGAAGCGTTTATAGCACACCTTAAGCATTTAGCTATTTATTACTCCGATTGGCGTGACACCAAAAAAAAAGACTATGTTCGAGACGATGGTGTACAACAAATTTACTTTCAGGACCCAGATGGCTATTGGATTGAAGTTAACAATGCAATTTAA
- a CDS encoding DUF6891 domain-containing protein: protein MTENKQFIFESVYNQVRMGFRSISEIKDTILEEIEDNGFEEEISEAWAFQCITETYNTLLSESKHWPHPTDTEKLIKAFDALCSANIIALHNAGYTTSDGEYEVVEIERALRQNQSPSEGYCFYHEQDLSRAITPEHSSLYIAFQKVDNSDDDVTLKVGQKVAEILSKNGLKVEWDDAVNSKILLPNFKWQYIYNDNNRDLQDYEATLDLLLKPAQPATDLNDNIGFLAKIRSLFFK from the coding sequence ATGACAGAAAACAAACAATTTATATTTGAATCTGTTTATAATCAAGTCAGAATGGGGTTTCGTTCCATTTCAGAAATTAAGGACACTATCCTTGAAGAAATCGAAGACAATGGTTTTGAAGAGGAGATTTCTGAAGCTTGGGCTTTTCAATGTATAACAGAAACCTATAATACATTACTTTCCGAAAGTAAACATTGGCCCCATCCAACAGATACTGAAAAGCTAATTAAAGCTTTTGATGCACTCTGCTCCGCTAATATCATAGCACTACACAACGCAGGATATACGACTAGTGATGGCGAATATGAGGTGGTTGAAATCGAAAGAGCATTACGACAAAACCAATCCCCTTCTGAGGGGTATTGCTTTTATCACGAACAAGACTTGTCTAGAGCGATTACTCCAGAACATTCAAGCCTATATATTGCGTTTCAAAAGGTGGATAACTCTGACGATGACGTTACATTAAAAGTAGGACAAAAAGTGGCTGAAATTTTAAGTAAGAATGGACTTAAAGTCGAATGGGATGACGCTGTCAATTCTAAAATATTACTTCCTAATTTTAAATGGCAGTATATTTATAACGACAATAACAGAGACTTACAAGATTATGAGGCTACTTTAGACCTTCTATTAAAACCAGCACAACCTGCTACTGATCTGAATGATAATATTGGATTTTTAGCAAAAATTAGAAGTTTATTCTTTAAATAA
- a CDS encoding polysaccharide deacetylase family protein yields the protein MKYNITCLYSLFLLLPLFSFANSLNEDVGNNWPLTLESSNSFDVASKCEMLVFIEVFNDYDVLSDTDLAQRIKVKVPKAKLESITQWKKDTKARLIANFTKLSDASLKDVICVNNNSTWEVLSAIALESDMPANFVAWYKATQVFYTDYIGEQLRLAALFPKITSEILQFSENEIQGHNFIDKHFLLTFDDGPTAVNGNTDKLIKVLNNYDLTGQFFVLGENLEQRLNATSKEAVKQLYGDNKVFSHGKVHKAHQKYDLWKTSIDYTSALINKIYPENNDKLVYFRPPYGQRNTAMTDYFTEKDSKIILWNIDSRDWSSKLNVQQVADRQIKLMLLWRHGILLFHDIHTKVQKVVPIIHNYFKNTSIVWMTPDAI from the coding sequence ATGAAATATAATATAACATGTCTTTACAGTTTATTTTTATTACTTCCGTTATTTTCTTTTGCTAACAGTCTAAATGAAGACGTTGGTAACAACTGGCCATTAACTTTAGAGTCTAGTAATAGTTTTGACGTGGCTTCAAAATGCGAAATGCTTGTTTTTATTGAAGTTTTTAATGACTACGATGTACTATCAGATACTGATTTAGCCCAAAGGATTAAAGTCAAAGTCCCAAAGGCTAAATTAGAATCCATTACACAATGGAAAAAAGACACTAAAGCAAGACTTATTGCTAATTTTACTAAACTGTCGGACGCTTCTTTAAAAGATGTTATTTGCGTTAATAACAATAGTACTTGGGAGGTATTATCTGCCATTGCATTAGAATCTGATATGCCTGCTAATTTCGTAGCGTGGTATAAAGCAACTCAAGTATTTTATACGGATTACATTGGAGAGCAGTTACGATTAGCGGCTTTATTTCCTAAAATTACAAGTGAAATTTTACAGTTTTCAGAAAATGAAATTCAAGGACACAATTTTATAGACAAACACTTTTTATTAACTTTTGACGATGGTCCTACTGCTGTCAATGGTAATACAGATAAACTTATTAAAGTCCTAAATAATTATGATTTAACAGGACAGTTTTTTGTGTTAGGAGAAAATCTAGAACAAAGATTAAACGCCACATCCAAAGAAGCTGTAAAGCAATTATACGGGGATAACAAAGTGTTTTCTCATGGAAAAGTCCATAAAGCCCATCAAAAATATGATTTATGGAAAACGTCTATTGACTATACTAGTGCTTTGATTAATAAAATCTATCCTGAAAATAATGATAAGCTCGTGTATTTTAGACCACCTTACGGACAACGTAACACAGCAATGACGGATTATTTTACAGAAAAAGACTCTAAAATAATTTTATGGAATATAGACTCTAGAGATTGGAGTTCTAAATTAAATGTACAACAAGTGGCAGACAGACAAATTAAATTAATGCTATTATGGAGGCATGGGATTTTGTTATTTCATGATATCCATACTAAAGTTCAAAAAGTAGTTCCTATTATTCACAACTATTTTAAAAATACATCTATTGTTTGGATGACACCTGATGCTATTTAA
- a CDS encoding tetratricopeptide repeat protein produces the protein MKNIFCTLLLLIVGTTTFAQSSSELLVLSAIIKDKTIPSAEVIFQKNGETSITKYTNSNGIASIPEQFRNDSEVIVIIKKDGYSPLITKCLCEGLTYAISPTMQELDGMRIVLSWDNSPQDIDSHLSYAGGYVCYYKKESSHAILDVDDTDGYGPETITITKKEQGKKYVYAVHNFSDKELINNSNLSNVSRAKVFIYIGNTLIKTYTMPTGLKGTIWIPFLIDEMGNIVNVGDFKNATSWEGVSTILRNYRFDGDQSVVTSSDKSESTIINRKGEEEYHAGNLENAIFLYQSAIELNYKNGQAYSNLGLAFQKLNKEAEALWANRKAIDLAYGSKAHVVRASSYYNIAKIYEKKQQWQDALDNYKFAKNNREHRAYNEGIARMTAKLR, from the coding sequence ATGAAAAACATCTTTTGCACCCTCCTATTACTTATTGTCGGCACAACAACCTTTGCACAATCATCATCAGAACTTTTAGTGCTAAGCGCCATAATAAAAGATAAAACCATACCGAGTGCAGAGGTGATTTTTCAAAAAAATGGAGAAACCTCTATTACTAAATATACTAATTCTAATGGTATTGCATCCATTCCGGAACAGTTCAGAAATGATTCTGAGGTCATCGTTATTATCAAAAAGGATGGCTATTCTCCTTTAATTACAAAATGTTTGTGCGAAGGATTAACATATGCTATAAGTCCTACAATGCAAGAATTGGATGGTATGCGAATTGTACTAAGTTGGGATAACTCTCCGCAAGACATAGATTCGCATTTATCATATGCAGGAGGTTACGTTTGTTATTATAAAAAAGAATCTTCACACGCCATTTTAGATGTTGATGATACAGATGGCTATGGTCCAGAAACGATAACTATTACAAAAAAGGAACAAGGTAAAAAGTATGTTTATGCAGTTCATAATTTTTCAGATAAAGAATTGATTAACAATTCAAATTTGTCTAATGTGAGTAGAGCTAAAGTATTTATTTATATCGGAAATACACTTATTAAAACCTACACGATGCCAACAGGATTAAAAGGCACTATTTGGATTCCTTTTTTAATTGATGAGATGGGAAACATTGTAAATGTTGGTGACTTTAAAAATGCAACGAGTTGGGAAGGTGTAAGTACCATTTTAAGAAACTATAGATTTGACGGCGATCAATCTGTAGTCACTAGTTCTGATAAAAGTGAATCTACAATTATTAATAGAAAAGGAGAAGAAGAATACCATGCAGGCAATTTAGAAAACGCTATCTTTTTATATCAAAGTGCCATAGAGCTAAATTACAAAAATGGACAAGCCTATAGTAACTTAGGGTTAGCTTTTCAGAAACTTAATAAAGAAGCAGAAGCATTATGGGCCAACCGTAAAGCAATAGATTTAGCTTATGGTAGTAAAGCACATGTTGTTAGAGCTAGCTCGTACTACAACATTGCAAAAATATACGAGAAAAAACAACAGTGGCAAGACGCATTAGACAACTACAAATTTGCTAAAAACAATAGAGAGCACAGAGCTTATAATGAGGGAATTGCAAGAATGACTGCAAAATTAAGATAG